Proteins found in one Misgurnus anguillicaudatus chromosome 3, ASM2758022v2, whole genome shotgun sequence genomic segment:
- the pkd2 gene encoding polycystin-2 isoform X2, with product MSSSRVRPQAPQTPPASAAAASPQYEGIEMEKMHHEEEVGLGVPDETPSQPTSSSRQAWSRDNPGFEPEDGMMEGDWPPGRRSVSTASSSSSRGPGSFSGISARINRGLYPTPPAQDEHRSCGKRILQKMRVLWDTRLLGESNSNREMYLKTVLREMITYILFLLTICILTYGMVSTNMYYYTKVMSQLFLETPITNGEPTTFKTLSTMEDFWKFTEGPFLNGMYWEFWYNNKSLPENQSLIYYENLLLGVPRLRQLRVRNESCSVHKDLRDEVYECYNIYSPANEDKAPFGLKNGTAWMYSTENSLGESSYWGQVSTYGGGGYFQDLSRTQESSANQLQELKNNLWLDRGTRAVFLDFSVYNGNVNLFCIVRLLAEFPATGGAVTSWQFQTVRLIRYVSSWDYFVGMCEVAFCFFVLYYLVEEVLEIRLHRLRYFKSLWNCLDVLIVALSVPAIIMNICRTSAVSRRLHFLLENHSKYPNFEPLARLQVNFNNLAAIIVFLAWVKLFKFINFNKTMNQLSTTMSRCAKDLLGFAIMFFIVFLAYAQLAYLVFGTQVDDFSTFQACIFTQFRIILGDFDFSEIEEADSVLGPIYFTTFVFFIFMILLNMFLAIINDTYSEVKADMAQQRSEMEITDLIKKGYNRAMVKLKLKKTSVNEAPDGSHQAGAKLSFDELREDLRGKGHSDAEIEAIFAKYDLDGDQELTEHEHQQMRDDLEKERDLDLEHSSLPRPESGRSFSRSQDDSEEDDDEDSGHSSRRRGSSSGGVSYEEFQVLVRRVDRMEHSIGSIVSKIDAVIVKLEVMERAKMKRRDVLGRILDSWNPVTEDERTGRDPELHREQMDRLVREELQRWESDDTISQVSHRHATPTIPSAQLRPRSSRPPSSLSIEGPDGATNGHM from the exons ATGAGCTCCAGTCGCGTCCGGCCTCAAGCACCGCAGACCCCGCCAGCATCTGCCGCAGCAGCATCACCGCAATATGAAGGGATCGAGATGGAAAAAATGCACCATGAGGAAGAAGTGGGCCTAGGGGTGCCTGATGAGACCCCATCACAGCCGACCTCCAGCTCCCGGCAAGCGTGGAGCCGGGACAACCCGGGGTTCGAGCCGGAGGATGGGATGATGGAGGGAGACTGGCCCCCGGGCCGGAGGTCTGTGTCCACGGCCTCCAGCAGCAGCAGCCGCGGGCCCGGTAGTTTCTCCGGCATCAGTGCGAGAATCAACAGAGGACTTTATCCAACTCCACCCGCACAGGACGAGCATCGCAGCTGTGGGAAGAGGATACTGCAAAAAATGAGGG TGTTGTGGGACACTCGTCTTTTGGGTGAAAGTAACAGTAACAGAGAGATGTATCTGAAGACTGTTCTCAGAGAGATGATCACATACATACTCTTCCTGCTCACCATCTGCATTT TAACGTATGGAATGGTGAGCACCAACATGTACTATTACACTAAAGTCATGTCCCAACTCTTCTTGGAGACACCAATAACGAATGGAGAACCGACAACCTTCAAGACCCTTTCAACAATGGAGGACTTCTGGAAA TTCACAGAAGGGCCCTTTCTTAATGGTATGTACTGGGAGTTCTGGTACAACAACAAGAGCCTTCCAGAGAACCAGAGTCTGATCTACTACGAGAACCTACTGCTGGGCGTCCCACGTCTTCGACAGCTCAGAGTACGCAATGAATCCTGTTCAGTCCACAAAGACCTGAGGGACGAAGTGTACGAGTGTTACAACATTTACTCCCCAGCCAATGAGGACAAGGCACCATTCGGGCTTAAAAATGGCACAGC GTGGATGTACTCAACGGAGAACAGTCTGGGTGAGAGCAGCTATTGGGGCCAAGTGTCAACCTATGGGGGTGGAGGTTACTTCCAGGATCTTTCACGCACTCAAGAGAGCTCAGCCAATCAGCTGCAGGAGTTGAAAAACAACCTGTGGTTGGATCGTGGCACCAGAGCGGTGTTCCTGGACTTCTCCGTCTATAATGGCAATGTTAACCTGTTTTGTATTGTCAG ACTGCTTGCAGAGTTCCCCGCCACAGGGGGCGCTGTGACCTCCTGGCAGTTCCAGACAGTCCGTCTCATCCGGTACGTGTCCAGCTGGGACTACTTTGTAGGAATGTGCGAAGTGGCTTTCTGCTTTTTCGTGCTGTATTACCTGGTGGAAGAGGTTTTAGAAATCCGCCTGCATCGCTTGCGCTACTTCAAGAGCCTTTGGAACTGTCTGGACGTTCTCATTGTCGCG CTTAGCGTTCCAGCCATTATCATGAACATCTGCAGAACATCAGCGGTCAGTCGTAGACTTCACTTCCTGCTGGAGAACCACAGCAAGTACCCAAACTTCGAGCCCCTTGCTCGCCTCCAGGTGAACTTCAACAACCTGGCCGCCATCATCGTTTTCCTCGCGTGGGTCAAG CTTTTCAAATTTATTAATTTCAATAAGACGATGAACCAGTTGTCCACCACCATGTCACGCTGCGCTAAGGACCTTCTGGGATTTGCCATCATGTTCTTCATTGTGTTCCTTGCCTACGCCCAGCTGGCGTATTTAGTGTTCGGGACCCAGGTTGACGATTTTAGCACCTTTCAGGCCTGCAT ATTCACTCAGTTCCGGATCATTCTGGGTGATTTTGACTTCTCAGAGATTGAGGAGGCTGACAGCGTTTTGGGACCAATTTACTTCACCACTTTTGTGTTCTTTATATTCATGATTTTATtg AATATGTTCCTGGCCATCATCAATGACACGTACTCCGAGGTGAAGGCTGACATGGCCCAGCAGAGGTCAGAGATGGAGATAACAGACCTCATTAAAAAG GGCTATAACAGGGCAATGGTGAAACTTAAACTGAAGAAGACCTCCGTCAATGAGGCACCCGACGGCTCACACCAGGCTGGGGCAAAACTCAGCTTTGATGAACTCCGGGAAGATCTGAGAGG AAAAGGCCATTCAGACGCTGAGATCGAAGCTATCTTTGCTAAGTACGACCTTGATGGAGATCAGGAGCTTACCGAACATGAACACCAGCAGATGAGAGATGAtctggagaaagagaga GACTTGGATCTGGAGCACAGTTCACTTCCCAGACCGGAGAGTGGGCGGAGCTTCTCCCGGAGCCAGGACGACTCGGAGGAGGATGATGATGAAGACAGCGGACACAGCTCTCGTCGCCGTGGGAGCAGTTCAGGAGGCGTGTCATACGAGGAATTCCAAGT GCTTGTGCGCCGAGTGGACCGCATGGAGCATTCAATCGGCAGCATCGTGTCGAAGATAGATGCCGTCATCGTTAAGTTAGAGGTCATGGAGAGAGCCAAGATGAAACGGAGAGATGTGCTCGGACGGATTCTGGATTCATGGAATCCAGTCACGGAG GACGAAAGGACAGGAAGAGATCCAGAGCTGCACCGGGAGCAGATGGACAGGCTGGTGAGAGAGGAACTGCAACGATGGGAATCTGACGACACGATATCACAGGTTAGCCACCGTCACGCCACTCCCACCATCCCATCCGCTCAGCTCCGCCCACGCAGTTCCCGCCCACCTTCATCGCTGTCCATTGAGGGTCCGGATGGTGCGACCAATGGCCATATGTGA
- the pkd2 gene encoding polycystin-2 isoform X1, translating to MSSSRVRPQAPQTPPASAAAASPQYEGIEMEKMHHEEEVGLGVPDETPSQPTSSSRQAWSRDNPGFEPEDGMMEGDWPPGRRSVSTASSSSSRGPGSFSGISARINRGLYPTPPAQDEHRSCGKRILQKMRVLWDTRLLGESNSNREMYLKTVLREMITYILFLLTICILTYGMVSTNMYYYTKVMSQLFLETPITNGEPTTFKTLSTMEDFWKFTEGPFLNGMYWEFWYNNKSLPENQSLIYYENLLLGVPRLRQLRVRNESCSVHKDLRDEVYECYNIYSPANEDKAPFGLKNGTAWMYSTENSLGESSYWGQVSTYGGGGYFQDLSRTQESSANQLQELKNNLWLDRGTRAVFLDFSVYNGNVNLFCIVRLLAEFPATGGAVTSWQFQTVRLIRYVSSWDYFVGMCEVAFCFFVLYYLVEEVLEIRLHRLRYFKSLWNCLDVLIVALSVPAIIMNICRTSAVSRRLHFLLENHSKYPNFEPLARLQVNFNNLAAIIVFLAWVKLFKFINFNKTMNQLSTTMSRCAKDLLGFAIMFFIVFLAYAQLAYLVFGTQVDDFSTFQACIFTQFRIILGDFDFSEIEEADSVLGPIYFTTFVFFIFMILLNMFLAIINDTYSEVKADMAQQRSEMEITDLIKKGYNRAMVKLKLKKTSVNEAPDGSHQAGAKLSFDELREDLRGKGHSDAEIEAIFAKYDLDGDQELTEHEHQQMRDDLEKEREDLDLEHSSLPRPESGRSFSRSQDDSEEDDDEDSGHSSRRRGSSSGGVSYEEFQVLVRRVDRMEHSIGSIVSKIDAVIVKLEVMERAKMKRRDVLGRILDSWNPVTEDERTGRDPELHREQMDRLVREELQRWESDDTISQVSHRHATPTIPSAQLRPRSSRPPSSLSIEGPDGATNGHM from the exons ATGAGCTCCAGTCGCGTCCGGCCTCAAGCACCGCAGACCCCGCCAGCATCTGCCGCAGCAGCATCACCGCAATATGAAGGGATCGAGATGGAAAAAATGCACCATGAGGAAGAAGTGGGCCTAGGGGTGCCTGATGAGACCCCATCACAGCCGACCTCCAGCTCCCGGCAAGCGTGGAGCCGGGACAACCCGGGGTTCGAGCCGGAGGATGGGATGATGGAGGGAGACTGGCCCCCGGGCCGGAGGTCTGTGTCCACGGCCTCCAGCAGCAGCAGCCGCGGGCCCGGTAGTTTCTCCGGCATCAGTGCGAGAATCAACAGAGGACTTTATCCAACTCCACCCGCACAGGACGAGCATCGCAGCTGTGGGAAGAGGATACTGCAAAAAATGAGGG TGTTGTGGGACACTCGTCTTTTGGGTGAAAGTAACAGTAACAGAGAGATGTATCTGAAGACTGTTCTCAGAGAGATGATCACATACATACTCTTCCTGCTCACCATCTGCATTT TAACGTATGGAATGGTGAGCACCAACATGTACTATTACACTAAAGTCATGTCCCAACTCTTCTTGGAGACACCAATAACGAATGGAGAACCGACAACCTTCAAGACCCTTTCAACAATGGAGGACTTCTGGAAA TTCACAGAAGGGCCCTTTCTTAATGGTATGTACTGGGAGTTCTGGTACAACAACAAGAGCCTTCCAGAGAACCAGAGTCTGATCTACTACGAGAACCTACTGCTGGGCGTCCCACGTCTTCGACAGCTCAGAGTACGCAATGAATCCTGTTCAGTCCACAAAGACCTGAGGGACGAAGTGTACGAGTGTTACAACATTTACTCCCCAGCCAATGAGGACAAGGCACCATTCGGGCTTAAAAATGGCACAGC GTGGATGTACTCAACGGAGAACAGTCTGGGTGAGAGCAGCTATTGGGGCCAAGTGTCAACCTATGGGGGTGGAGGTTACTTCCAGGATCTTTCACGCACTCAAGAGAGCTCAGCCAATCAGCTGCAGGAGTTGAAAAACAACCTGTGGTTGGATCGTGGCACCAGAGCGGTGTTCCTGGACTTCTCCGTCTATAATGGCAATGTTAACCTGTTTTGTATTGTCAG ACTGCTTGCAGAGTTCCCCGCCACAGGGGGCGCTGTGACCTCCTGGCAGTTCCAGACAGTCCGTCTCATCCGGTACGTGTCCAGCTGGGACTACTTTGTAGGAATGTGCGAAGTGGCTTTCTGCTTTTTCGTGCTGTATTACCTGGTGGAAGAGGTTTTAGAAATCCGCCTGCATCGCTTGCGCTACTTCAAGAGCCTTTGGAACTGTCTGGACGTTCTCATTGTCGCG CTTAGCGTTCCAGCCATTATCATGAACATCTGCAGAACATCAGCGGTCAGTCGTAGACTTCACTTCCTGCTGGAGAACCACAGCAAGTACCCAAACTTCGAGCCCCTTGCTCGCCTCCAGGTGAACTTCAACAACCTGGCCGCCATCATCGTTTTCCTCGCGTGGGTCAAG CTTTTCAAATTTATTAATTTCAATAAGACGATGAACCAGTTGTCCACCACCATGTCACGCTGCGCTAAGGACCTTCTGGGATTTGCCATCATGTTCTTCATTGTGTTCCTTGCCTACGCCCAGCTGGCGTATTTAGTGTTCGGGACCCAGGTTGACGATTTTAGCACCTTTCAGGCCTGCAT ATTCACTCAGTTCCGGATCATTCTGGGTGATTTTGACTTCTCAGAGATTGAGGAGGCTGACAGCGTTTTGGGACCAATTTACTTCACCACTTTTGTGTTCTTTATATTCATGATTTTATtg AATATGTTCCTGGCCATCATCAATGACACGTACTCCGAGGTGAAGGCTGACATGGCCCAGCAGAGGTCAGAGATGGAGATAACAGACCTCATTAAAAAG GGCTATAACAGGGCAATGGTGAAACTTAAACTGAAGAAGACCTCCGTCAATGAGGCACCCGACGGCTCACACCAGGCTGGGGCAAAACTCAGCTTTGATGAACTCCGGGAAGATCTGAGAGG AAAAGGCCATTCAGACGCTGAGATCGAAGCTATCTTTGCTAAGTACGACCTTGATGGAGATCAGGAGCTTACCGAACATGAACACCAGCAGATGAGAGATGAtctggagaaagagaga GAGGACTTGGATCTGGAGCACAGTTCACTTCCCAGACCGGAGAGTGGGCGGAGCTTCTCCCGGAGCCAGGACGACTCGGAGGAGGATGATGATGAAGACAGCGGACACAGCTCTCGTCGCCGTGGGAGCAGTTCAGGAGGCGTGTCATACGAGGAATTCCAAGT GCTTGTGCGCCGAGTGGACCGCATGGAGCATTCAATCGGCAGCATCGTGTCGAAGATAGATGCCGTCATCGTTAAGTTAGAGGTCATGGAGAGAGCCAAGATGAAACGGAGAGATGTGCTCGGACGGATTCTGGATTCATGGAATCCAGTCACGGAG GACGAAAGGACAGGAAGAGATCCAGAGCTGCACCGGGAGCAGATGGACAGGCTGGTGAGAGAGGAACTGCAACGATGGGAATCTGACGACACGATATCACAGGTTAGCCACCGTCACGCCACTCCCACCATCCCATCCGCTCAGCTCCGCCCACGCAGTTCCCGCCCACCTTCATCGCTGTCCATTGAGGGTCCGGATGGTGCGACCAATGGCCATATGTGA
- the papss1 gene encoding bifunctional 3'-phosphoadenosine 5'-phosphosulfate synthase 1, translated as METSGNTNKKQKISNAPESWGKQRATNVTYQAHHVSRNKRGQVVGTRGGFRGCTVWLTGLSGAGKTTVSMALEEYLVCHGIPCYTLDGDNIRQGLNKNLGFSPVDREENIRRIAEVAKLFADAGLVCIASFISPYGQDRLNARKIHETAGLPFFEVFVDAPLDVCEQRDVKGLYKRARAGEIRGFTGIDSEYEKPEAPELVLKTDSCNVNECIQQLLDLLQERDIVPVDASYEVKELYVPENKLDLAKADAETLPAMEITKVDMQWVQVLAEGWATPLNGFMREREYLQCLHFNCLLDGGVINLSVPVVLPVSSADKERLDGSTAFALAYAGRRVAILRNPEFYEHRKEERCARQWGTTCKDHPYIKMVMESGDWLVGGDLQVLDRIYWNDGLDSYRLTPTELKQKFKEMNADAVFAFQLRNPVHNGHALLMQDTQRRLIERGYRRPVLLLHPLGGWTKDDDVPLAWRMKQHAAVLEEGLLDPNSTIVAIFPSPMMYAGPTEVQWHCRARMVAGANFYIVGRDPAGMPHPDTGKDLYEPSHGAKVLTMAPGLISLEIVPFKVAAYNKVKKAMDFYDPKNHQDYDFISGTRMRRMAREGQNPPEGFMAPKAWSVLKEYYQTVEKA; from the exons ATGGAGACCTCTGGCAACACGAACAAGAAGCAGAAAATAAGCAATGCACCCGAAAGCTGG GGAAAGCAAAGAGCCACTAATGTGACTTATCAGGCCCATCATGTGAGCAGAAACAAGCGTGGACAGGTAGTGGGGACCAGAGGAGGTTTCAGAGGATGCACTGTGTGGCTTACAG GCCTGTCCGGTGCAGGGAAGACGACGGTTAGCATGGCCCTCGAGGAGTACCTGGTGTGCCACGGCATCCCCTGCTACACACTGGATGGAGATAACATCAGACAGGGCCTTAACAAGAACCTGGGCTTCAGCCCTGTTGACCGCGAGGAGAACATTCGCCGTATCGCAGAGGTGGCCAAACTGTTCGCAGACGCCGGGCTCGTGTGCATCGCCAGCTTTATTTCCCCATATGGCCAG GACCGTCTGAATGCCAGAAAGATCCATGAAACTGCCGGTCTGCCGTTCTTCGAGGTGTTTGTGGATGCTCCTCTGGACGTGTGCGAGCAACGAGATGTCAAAGGTCTCTATAAGAGGGCTAGAGCTGGAGAAATCAGAG GCTTCACAGGAATTGACTCTGAATATGAGAAGCCAGAGGCTCCAGAACTGGTGCTAAAGACAGATTCCTGCAATGTGAACGAGTGCATCCAGCAACTCCTGGATCTCCTGCAGGAGAGG GACATCGTGCCTGTGGATGCATCCTATGAGGTCAAAGAGCTCTATGTGCCGGAAAACAAGCTGGACTTGGCCAAAGCAGATGCAGAGACTCTTCCAGCCATGGAGATCACAAAG GTGGACATGCAGTGGGTCCAGGTGCTCGCCGAAGGGTGGGCCACGCCTCTGAACGGtttcatgagagagagagagtaccTCCAATGTCTGCATTTTAACTGTCTGCTGGATG GTGGGGTTATTAACCTTTCGGTGCCGGTGGTCCTGCCTGTCTCAAGTGCAGACAAGGAGCGTCTGGACGGCAGCACGGCGTTCGCGCTGGCCTACGCCGGCCGGCGTGTCGCCATCCTGCGCAACCCGGAGTTTTACGAGCACCGCAAAGAGGAACGCTGTGCCCGGCAGTGGGGTACTACCTGCAAGGATCACCCGTACATTAAG ATGGTGATGGAGAGTGGCGACTGGCTGGTTGGAGGAGATCTCCAGGTTCTGGATCGGATATACTGGAACGACGGGCTGGACAGTTATAGGCTTACCCCAACTGAACTCAAGCAAAAGTTTAAAGAGATGAATGCAG ATGCCGTCTTTGCCTTCCAGCTGCGGAACCCCGTGCATAACGGCCACGCGCTGCTCATGCAGGACACCCAGCGGCGTCTCATTGAGCGTGGCTACCGCAGGCCGGTGCTGCTACTCCACCCCCTTGGAGGCTGGACCAAAGACGATGACGTGCCGCTCGCTTGGCGCATGAAACAGCACGCTGCTGTGCTGGAGGAAGGGCTGCTCGACCCCAACTCCACCATAGTGGCCATCTTCCCCTCGCCAATGATGTACGCCGGCCCCACAGAG GTACAGTGGCACTGCAGGGCCCGGATGGTAGCTGGGGCCAACTTTTACATTGTGGGCCGTGACCCGGCTGGAATGCCTCACCCTGACACCGGTAAAGACCTCTATGAGCCTTCCCATGGAGCCAAAGTCCTCACCATGGCCCCTGGTCTTATTTCTTTGGAGATTGTGCCTTTCAAAGTTGCAGCTTACAACAAAGTCAAGAAGGCAATGGACTTTTATGACCCGAAAAA